One region of Rubripirellula tenax genomic DNA includes:
- a CDS encoding serine/threonine protein kinase — protein MNPDDRIDFEDLPSDQMLFVNRCCDQFEETWQRDGAASLSMFLDSLECSDARTHLILQRELSVLDAQYRKSLGVEVSIKDYSAWCKSLTKADLDEITRAVSQTTNVADRLHEGQRVGDYVIEMCIGRGGMGQVYRARHELMGRKVAIKVLLQQTSQDPQARRRFEREVQSVAAMSHPNVLTAFDARDADGMLCLVTEWIDGQTLADRVRETGSLSVTEAIDLCDQAASGLQYAHESGFIHRDVKPSNLLVDAAGNLKVLDLGLAKLRQNLDGAVPSDRPHDDVLTKSHHIMGTAEFLSPEQARFPDQVDVQSDIYSLGCTLFFLITGNPPYCGDSPLDTVLSHIESETPSLARSNEDAPVPAALVDLVQSMMAKDPADRPRSMTEVRLRFAELQNHSPSPLAMPPTPVSRKRVRQGIAIATCIAGILLVVAASISSSKPTQPTATSNGLIFNGQTSYAMVPDFEVPIPGQSMIEVVVTPRAGRLPCNVVTWTGDTSLVLFIMQGRKWGIATLGNGKSALEVTVDEMAMDETCLVAARWIGDDLELWINGKKAETQPIAYPLFPNDPMLCFGGTPAGMLPDEQGTRFFRGTIHSLRLSKHPLPDPAVYRSGLDSQPSTLALFEMRAGQDNTTTDATDHRWTASLFDTRWAD, from the coding sequence ATCGATTTTGAGGACTTGCCCTCCGATCAAATGCTGTTCGTGAATCGTTGTTGTGACCAGTTCGAGGAAACTTGGCAACGCGATGGGGCCGCTTCTCTGTCCATGTTCCTTGATTCGCTGGAGTGTTCCGACGCTCGAACTCACTTAATACTTCAGCGGGAACTGTCAGTTTTGGACGCCCAGTACCGTAAGAGTTTGGGCGTGGAAGTCTCCATCAAGGACTACTCTGCGTGGTGCAAGTCGTTGACGAAAGCGGATCTCGACGAAATCACGCGTGCAGTATCGCAAACGACAAACGTTGCCGATCGGTTACACGAAGGCCAACGTGTCGGTGACTACGTGATCGAAATGTGCATTGGCCGCGGTGGCATGGGCCAAGTCTATCGCGCTCGTCACGAATTGATGGGTCGCAAAGTCGCCATCAAGGTCTTGCTGCAACAAACAAGCCAAGACCCGCAAGCGCGACGTCGGTTCGAACGCGAAGTCCAATCCGTGGCCGCGATGTCGCACCCCAACGTCTTGACCGCGTTTGACGCTCGAGACGCCGACGGCATGTTGTGCCTGGTGACCGAATGGATCGACGGACAAACGCTCGCCGATCGAGTGCGAGAAACGGGAAGCCTTTCGGTGACGGAGGCCATCGACCTTTGTGATCAAGCCGCAAGCGGACTGCAGTATGCTCACGAATCCGGTTTCATCCACCGCGATGTCAAGCCGAGTAACCTGTTGGTGGACGCGGCGGGAAATCTTAAGGTTCTTGACCTTGGGCTAGCCAAGCTTCGGCAAAACCTAGACGGTGCTGTGCCCAGCGATCGTCCACACGATGATGTCCTTACCAAGTCGCACCACATCATGGGAACCGCCGAGTTCCTATCGCCCGAACAAGCGAGGTTTCCGGATCAAGTCGACGTCCAAAGCGACATCTATAGCCTCGGCTGCACGCTGTTCTTCCTGATCACCGGCAATCCGCCTTACTGTGGCGACTCGCCGCTCGACACCGTGCTGTCGCACATCGAGTCCGAAACACCCAGCCTAGCCAGATCGAACGAAGACGCGCCAGTTCCCGCGGCGCTGGTCGATCTTGTCCAATCGATGATGGCGAAGGATCCCGCGGATCGCCCACGTTCGATGACGGAAGTGCGTTTGCGATTCGCCGAATTGCAAAACCATTCGCCGTCGCCGCTTGCGATGCCGCCCACACCGGTGTCAAGAAAACGTGTGCGTCAAGGGATTGCGATCGCGACGTGTATCGCCGGCATACTCCTGGTCGTTGCGGCCTCGATATCTTCGTCGAAGCCCACACAGCCAACCGCGACGTCCAACGGATTGATCTTCAACGGACAAACCAGCTACGCGATGGTCCCCGATTTTGAAGTGCCGATTCCGGGTCAATCGATGATCGAAGTGGTGGTGACTCCGCGAGCCGGCCGTTTGCCATGCAACGTCGTGACATGGACGGGTGACACAAGCCTGGTACTGTTCATCATGCAAGGCCGAAAATGGGGAATTGCGACCCTGGGCAATGGCAAGTCGGCGCTTGAAGTGACCGTGGATGAGATGGCGATGGATGAAACGTGTTTGGTAGCGGCGCGTTGGATTGGAGACGACCTGGAACTGTGGATCAATGGTAAGAAGGCTGAAACGCAACCGATCGCCTATCCGCTTTTTCCAAACGATCCGATGCTGTGCTTTGGCGGAACTCCCGCCGGCATGCTGCCTGATGAACAGGGCACACGATTCTTTCGCGGAACCATTCACTCGCTTCGCCTGTCCAAGCATCCACTGCCCGATCCCGCAGTTTACCGCTCGGGACTGGACTCACAACCTTCCACGTTGGCGTTGTTTGAAATGCGTGCCGGTCAAGACAACACCACCACCGATGCAACAGATCATCGCTGGACCGCATCGCTGTTCGATACTCGCTGGGCCGACTGA